Proteins encoded by one window of Bauldia sp.:
- a CDS encoding nuclear transport factor 2 family protein yields MGTVAPDSLLHRNLTEIFGERDASRRRAAIADLTTDDVVFTEPNGRHVGRAAMDAAVAALQVRLPDFVFTELPPVQVIEGAGRVHWGFGPPGAPPAITGLDVIVVRDGRIAALYTFLDPKP; encoded by the coding sequence ATGGGCACTGTCGCCCCCGACTCCCTGCTCCACCGCAACCTCACCGAAATCTTCGGCGAGCGTGACGCGTCCCGCCGCCGCGCGGCGATCGCGGACCTGACCACCGACGACGTCGTCTTCACGGAGCCGAACGGCCGCCATGTCGGGCGCGCTGCGATGGATGCGGCGGTGGCGGCCCTGCAGGTGCGCCTGCCGGACTTCGTCTTCACGGAATTGCCGCCGGTGCAGGTCATCGAAGGCGCCGGCCGCGTCCATTGGGGCTTCGGCCCGCCGGGCGCGCCGCCGGCGATCACCGGCCTCGACGTGATCGTGGTCCGCGACGGCCGCATCGCCGCGCTCTACACCTTCCTCGATCCGAAGCCGTAG
- a CDS encoding DUF5677 domain-containing protein, which yields MIHYPDKGDMRAVRPHIRASEMMTRNRMSESGRLPPYAGVFWSECFSKTACIPRFPDEGARQEDYRIFFDDVAKLYDELSNWFMATIGTTAIDARHDATFGLALYILQLLVFALKSTAGQTVAGRLIARTALEAYLTLSFLSSKDDPTIWMQYRNYGAGQSKLAYLKNVSVEDLPSFTTRELLESLANEDMWMEFQDINLGAWSDKNLRKMAEEAGVKDVYDRYYDGLSAYVHANWSATRHAVYGDCVNPLHRFHRVPVPPRFLFQDTVPDIVKIANLALERVAILYPPFKPRLHLKVQTKHRRKRERPKSERVDYSSPGPTE from the coding sequence ATGATCCACTACCCAGACAAGGGCGATATGCGCGCAGTGCGACCGCACATTCGCGCGAGCGAAATGATGACGCGAAACCGGATGTCCGAGTCAGGACGGCTCCCTCCATACGCGGGTGTATTTTGGTCAGAATGTTTTTCTAAGACCGCCTGCATACCCCGATTTCCGGACGAGGGCGCCCGTCAGGAGGACTACCGCATTTTCTTCGACGACGTGGCGAAGCTATATGATGAACTGTCAAACTGGTTCATGGCGACGATTGGCACTACGGCCATCGATGCGCGGCACGACGCTACGTTTGGCTTGGCGTTATACATCCTTCAGCTGTTGGTCTTCGCTCTCAAGAGCACCGCGGGGCAGACTGTTGCCGGTCGCCTTATCGCTCGCACTGCCTTGGAAGCGTATCTAACCTTGAGCTTTCTTTCATCGAAGGATGACCCAACGATTTGGATGCAGTACCGCAATTACGGTGCAGGCCAGTCGAAACTCGCATATTTGAAGAATGTCAGCGTCGAAGACCTGCCGAGCTTTACCACCAGAGAACTTTTGGAGAGCTTAGCTAACGAAGATATGTGGATGGAGTTTCAAGATATAAATTTGGGGGCCTGGTCGGACAAGAACCTTCGAAAGATGGCAGAGGAGGCAGGCGTCAAGGACGTTTACGATCGCTACTACGACGGACTATCAGCGTACGTTCACGCCAATTGGAGCGCCACGCGCCACGCTGTCTACGGTGATTGTGTGAACCCGCTTCATCGGTTTCATCGAGTACCAGTTCCGCCTCGGTTTCTATTCCAAGACACCGTCCCAGACATCGTGAAGATCGCCAATTTGGCGTTGGAGCGAGTCGCGATCCTCTATCCGCCCTTTAAGCCTCGACTGCATTTGAAGGTGCAGACAAAGCACCGGCGAAAACGCGAGCGGCCGAAGAGTGAGCGCGTCGATTATTCGTCACCAGGGCCGACGGAATGA
- the uvrA gene encoding excinuclease ABC subunit UvrA, whose product MASKSAPAALPAGKFISIRGAREHNLKNIDLDLPRDKLIVLTGLSGSGKSSLAFDTIYAEGQRRYVESLSAYARQFLEMMQKPDVDQIDGLSPAISIEQKTTSRNPRSTVGTVTEIYDYMRLLFARAGIPYSPATGLPITSQTVSQMVDRVLAMPEGTRLYLLAPIVRGRKGEYRKELAELQKKGFQRVKIDGVFHEIADAPALDKKLKHDIEVVVDRVVVRPDLSTRLADSFQTALELADGLAIAEVADAKQEAADAETATTKKKKGNAASSKADARDENRIIFSEKFACPVSGFTIPEIEPRLFSFNNPYGACPVCDGLGTERTIDPHLVVPDDTRSLQDHAVAPWGKSQSPYYQQTLEALARAYKFSMTAPWSDLPKKAQQVVLYGTGDEDVTFHYNDGARSYRTTKSFEGVIPNLERRWKETDSAWMREEIERYHSATPCVACHGYRLKPEALAVKLDNFHIAQVSELSIRKAMSWFAHLPETLSDQQNEIAVRILKEINERLRFLVDVGLDYLTLARASGTLSGGESQRIRLASQIGSRLTGVLYVLDEPSIGLHQRDNARLLDTLRHLRDIGNTVIVVEHDDDAIRQADYVVDIGPAAGIHGGNVIAKGTPEEVMATPDSLTGQYLSGTREIPMPAYRRPPVKGKSIKVVGASGNNLKNVSAEIPLGLLTCITGVSGSGKSTLTIDTLYQAVARRLNDAREAPAEHKHIEGLEQLDKVIDIDQSPIGRTPRSNPATYTGAFTPIREWFAGLPESKARGYNPGRFSFNIKGGRCEACQGDGVIKIEMHFLPDVYVTCDVCKGKRYNRETLEVKFKGKSIADVLDMTVEEAKLFFDAVPTIREKMETLDRVGLGYIHVGQQANTLSGGEAQRIKLSKELSKRATGRTLYILDEPTTGLHFHDVAKLLEVLHELVNQGNTVVVIEHNLEVVKTADWLIDMGPEGGDAGGEIIATGTPEQVAKEKRSYTGAFLKPVLARARASRRAEDEGGDRVEAAE is encoded by the coding sequence ATGGCCTCCAAGTCGGCTCCCGCCGCGCTCCCCGCTGGCAAGTTCATCTCCATTCGCGGGGCGCGGGAGCACAACCTCAAGAACATCGACCTCGACCTGCCGCGCGACAAGCTGATCGTGCTGACCGGCCTGTCGGGCTCGGGCAAGTCGTCGCTCGCCTTCGACACGATCTACGCCGAGGGCCAGCGGCGCTACGTCGAGTCGCTGTCGGCCTACGCGCGCCAGTTCCTCGAGATGATGCAGAAGCCGGACGTCGACCAGATCGACGGCCTGTCGCCGGCCATCTCGATCGAGCAGAAGACGACGTCGCGTAACCCGCGCTCGACCGTCGGCACGGTCACCGAGATCTACGACTACATGCGTCTGCTCTTCGCGCGCGCCGGCATCCCCTATTCGCCGGCGACCGGGCTGCCGATCACCAGCCAGACCGTGTCGCAGATGGTCGACCGCGTGCTCGCCATGCCGGAAGGCACGCGCCTCTACCTGCTCGCGCCGATCGTGCGCGGCCGCAAGGGCGAGTATCGCAAGGAACTGGCCGAGCTTCAGAAAAAGGGCTTCCAGCGCGTCAAGATCGACGGCGTCTTCCACGAAATCGCCGACGCCCCTGCCCTCGACAAGAAGCTGAAGCACGACATCGAGGTGGTGGTCGATCGGGTCGTCGTGCGGCCGGATCTGTCGACGCGCCTCGCCGACTCCTTCCAGACCGCGCTGGAACTGGCGGACGGCCTCGCCATCGCGGAAGTCGCCGACGCCAAGCAGGAAGCCGCCGACGCCGAGACCGCCACCACGAAAAAGAAGAAGGGAAACGCCGCATCGTCCAAGGCCGACGCCCGCGACGAGAACCGGATCATCTTCTCGGAAAAATTCGCCTGCCCGGTTTCCGGCTTCACCATCCCCGAGATCGAGCCGCGCCTGTTCTCGTTCAATAATCCGTACGGCGCCTGCCCGGTATGCGACGGCCTCGGCACCGAGCGCACCATCGACCCGCATCTCGTCGTCCCCGACGACACGCGCAGTCTGCAGGACCATGCCGTGGCGCCGTGGGGCAAGTCGCAGTCGCCCTACTACCAGCAGACGCTGGAGGCGCTCGCCCGCGCCTACAAATTCTCGATGACGGCGCCGTGGTCCGACCTGCCCAAGAAGGCGCAGCAGGTCGTCCTCTACGGCACCGGCGATGAGGACGTGACCTTCCACTACAACGACGGCGCCCGCTCCTACCGCACGACAAAGTCATTCGAGGGCGTGATCCCCAACCTCGAGCGGCGCTGGAAGGAAACCGACTCCGCCTGGATGCGCGAGGAGATCGAGCGCTACCATTCGGCGACGCCGTGCGTCGCCTGCCACGGTTATCGCCTGAAGCCCGAGGCGCTGGCGGTGAAGCTCGACAATTTCCACATCGCCCAGGTCTCCGAGCTGTCGATCCGCAAGGCGATGTCGTGGTTCGCCCACCTGCCGGAGACCCTGAGCGATCAGCAGAACGAGATTGCCGTCCGCATCCTGAAGGAGATCAACGAGCGCCTGCGCTTCCTGGTCGACGTCGGGCTGGATTACCTGACGCTCGCCCGCGCCTCGGGCACGTTGTCCGGCGGCGAGAGCCAGCGCATCCGCCTCGCCTCGCAGATCGGCTCGCGCCTCACCGGCGTCCTCTACGTGCTGGACGAGCCGAGTATCGGCCTGCACCAGCGCGACAACGCCCGCCTGCTCGACACGCTCCGCCACCTCCGCGACATCGGCAACACCGTCATCGTCGTCGAGCATGACGACGACGCCATCCGCCAGGCCGACTACGTCGTCGACATCGGCCCCGCCGCCGGCATCCATGGCGGCAACGTCATCGCCAAGGGCACGCCGGAAGAAGTAATGGCCACCCCGGATTCGCTCACCGGGCAATATCTCTCGGGCACGCGCGAGATTCCGATGCCCGCCTATCGCCGCCCGCCGGTGAAGGGCAAGAGCATCAAGGTGGTCGGCGCCTCGGGCAACAACCTGAAAAATGTCAGCGCCGAGATACCGCTGGGCCTGCTCACCTGCATCACCGGCGTTTCCGGCTCGGGCAAGTCGACGCTGACCATCGACACCCTCTACCAGGCCGTCGCCCGCCGCCTCAACGACGCGCGCGAGGCGCCGGCCGAGCACAAGCACATCGAGGGGCTGGAGCAGCTCGACAAGGTCATCGACATCGACCAGAGCCCGATCGGCCGCACGCCGCGCTCCAATCCCGCGACCTACACCGGCGCCTTTACGCCGATCCGCGAATGGTTCGCGGGCCTGCCCGAGTCCAAGGCGCGCGGCTACAACCCCGGCCGCTTCTCGTTCAACATCAAGGGCGGCCGCTGCGAGGCCTGCCAGGGCGACGGCGTCATCAAGATCGAGATGCACTTCCTGCCCGACGTCTACGTCACCTGCGACGTCTGCAAGGGCAAGCGCTACAATCGCGAGACGCTGGAGGTGAAGTTCAAGGGCAAGTCGATCGCCGACGTCCTCGACATGACGGTCGAGGAGGCCAAGCTGTTCTTCGACGCCGTGCCCACCATCCGCGAGAAGATGGAGACGCTCGACCGCGTCGGCCTCGGCTACATCCACGTCGGCCAGCAGGCGAACACGCTCTCCGGCGGCGAGGCGCAGCGCATCAAGCTGTCGAAGGAGCTCTCCAAGCGCGCCACCGGCCGCACGCTCTACATCCTCGACGAGCCGACGACCGGACTCCACTTCCACGACGTCGCCAAGCTCCTCGAGGTCCTCCACGAGCTGGTCAACCAGGGCAACACCGTCGTCGTCATCGAGCACAACCTCGAAGTCGTCAAGACGGCCGACTGGCTGATCGACATGGGCCCCGAAGGCGGCGACGCCGGCGGCGAGATCATCGCGACCGGCACGCCCGAGCAGGTGGCGAAGGAGAAGCGGAGCTATACAGGCGCGTTTCTCAAGCCGGTGCTGGCGCGGGCGCGCGCGTCACGGCGCGCGGAGGATGAGGGCGGGGACCGCGTCGAGGCAGCGGAGTAG
- a CDS encoding DUF1800 family protein — protein MIHDEELFFARRLGYGLKQGEAISGGVRDWAVAQISEVPPLDFYGSDGKSIRSQLPDYAEPVPGYEEATRLVGFNFDNERIADQTAQEKLYPEWREALLRSLTAVNGPSPVFERFWAFWVNHFAVKAEQMTTMWYGPHTRLIRSHMTGKFAEMLRDAELQPAMLYFLDNVFSTGPHSPSGLDGPGESINENQARELFELHTMSPEGGYTQADVIQAAYALTGWSFYDGKREQKKRNAPFGVYWDFDRHEPGPRTIMGKKYGTSHRGQDQAPQLIADLAAHPATAQFISWKLIRHFVADDPPADSVARVRDAWMQSGGDLKVVHTAVIDEVIAEAPDHEKFSNPETWLHQMHRTASIAVPLTRPRGGHTINILCDELGQGYAAAPQPNGYPDRKSDWISKELLERRARYAYLASSSIAAETVPYLHDFAIRLAGKDSDLVAAMQRATKPEAAATILLASPQFMRI, from the coding sequence ATGATCCACGACGAAGAACTGTTTTTCGCCCGACGGCTCGGATACGGGCTGAAGCAGGGCGAGGCAATTTCCGGAGGCGTTCGCGACTGGGCGGTTGCGCAAATCTCGGAAGTCCCGCCGCTTGATTTCTATGGCTCGGACGGGAAGAGCATCCGCAGTCAGTTGCCCGACTACGCCGAGCCGGTGCCCGGCTATGAAGAGGCCACCCGGCTGGTCGGATTCAATTTCGACAATGAGCGGATCGCCGACCAGACGGCTCAGGAGAAACTCTACCCCGAATGGCGCGAAGCGCTGCTGCGCTCGCTTACTGCCGTTAACGGACCGAGCCCGGTGTTCGAACGCTTCTGGGCTTTTTGGGTGAACCATTTCGCGGTCAAGGCCGAACAGATGACCACGATGTGGTACGGCCCGCACACCCGCCTGATCCGTTCCCACATGACGGGCAAATTTGCCGAGATGCTCCGCGACGCGGAGCTGCAGCCGGCGATGCTGTATTTTCTCGACAATGTCTTTTCCACCGGGCCGCACTCTCCGTCAGGTCTCGACGGACCGGGAGAGTCGATCAACGAAAACCAGGCGCGTGAGCTCTTCGAACTCCACACGATGAGTCCGGAAGGCGGCTACACCCAGGCGGACGTCATCCAGGCCGCCTACGCGCTTACCGGCTGGAGCTTCTATGACGGCAAGCGCGAACAGAAAAAACGGAACGCTCCATTCGGTGTCTATTGGGACTTCGACCGTCATGAACCTGGCCCGCGCACAATCATGGGCAAGAAGTACGGCACGAGCCACCGGGGGCAGGACCAGGCCCCGCAACTGATCGCCGACCTCGCGGCTCATCCCGCCACGGCGCAGTTTATTTCGTGGAAGCTCATCCGGCATTTCGTCGCCGACGACCCGCCGGCCGACAGCGTCGCCCGGGTTCGCGACGCCTGGATGCAGTCGGGCGGCGATCTCAAGGTCGTCCACACCGCGGTGATTGATGAGGTCATTGCCGAGGCGCCGGACCACGAGAAGTTCAGCAATCCGGAGACATGGCTTCACCAGATGCATCGCACTGCATCGATCGCCGTGCCACTGACCAGGCCCAGAGGCGGCCACACGATAAATATTCTCTGCGACGAACTCGGCCAAGGCTATGCCGCCGCCCCGCAGCCGAACGGCTACCCCGACCGCAAGTCCGACTGGATATCCAAGGAACTGCTCGAGCGGCGCGCCCGCTACGCCTACCTCGCCTCGTCGTCCATCGCCGCGGAGACGGTGCCGTACCTGCATGACTTCGCCATTCGCCTGGCCGGCAAGGACTCTGACCTGGTTGCAGCCATGCAGCGTGCGACCAAGCCCGAAGCGGCCGCAACGATTTTGCTCGCCAGCCCGCAGTTCATGAGGATCTGA
- a CDS encoding DUF1501 domain-containing protein, with protein sequence MRGNNGLFNCEGLPALSRRSFLKASAILSFAALPELSFAQTPADVRLLTILLRGGFDGMYALPPIGDAGFPSLRKNVNPDHALKLDSFFAMHPAFRTVHEMFGNGEALLVNAASFPYTGRSHFEGQNIMESGVMTPYASETGWMGRGLDLLGYNSIAMSLPVPLILRGKAKSDNYYPSWMQPVPPDIYSELLPLWADDLSLAAYGEQARAELMSGEPPAPFNFQSNSLQGLAKAAAQRFNKPDGPRMAILDHVGFDTHSDENSQNFQRFTEVDGAIGAFRRELHDDVWKKTLVVTVTEFGRTAAENGSRGTDHGYGTAIFVVGGKLKKSGIVSDWPGLKKKNLFEGRDLMATIDARELYGSLMSTVLELDPERIRKNVIDYQPKGTFDAYL encoded by the coding sequence ATGCGCGGCAACAACGGGCTGTTCAATTGCGAAGGTCTGCCGGCACTCAGCCGGCGGTCGTTCCTGAAGGCGTCGGCGATCCTCAGCTTTGCCGCGCTGCCGGAACTGTCGTTCGCGCAGACGCCCGCCGATGTGCGCCTCCTGACCATTTTGTTGCGGGGCGGGTTTGACGGCATGTACGCCCTGCCACCGATCGGCGACGCCGGCTTTCCGTCCCTGCGCAAGAACGTCAATCCCGACCATGCGTTGAAGCTCGACTCGTTTTTCGCGATGCATCCGGCGTTCAGAACGGTCCACGAAATGTTCGGGAACGGCGAGGCTCTGCTCGTCAATGCAGCCTCTTTTCCTTACACGGGCCGCTCACATTTCGAAGGCCAGAACATCATGGAATCGGGCGTCATGACGCCCTATGCGTCCGAAACCGGATGGATGGGACGCGGCCTCGACCTCCTGGGCTACAACTCGATCGCCATGTCTCTGCCCGTGCCGCTGATCCTGCGCGGCAAGGCCAAATCCGACAACTATTACCCGAGCTGGATGCAGCCGGTTCCGCCGGACATCTACAGTGAGCTCCTGCCGCTCTGGGCGGATGATCTGTCGCTCGCCGCCTATGGCGAGCAGGCGCGCGCCGAACTGATGTCCGGCGAGCCACCGGCTCCGTTCAATTTCCAGAGCAATTCGCTGCAGGGCCTCGCCAAGGCGGCCGCTCAGCGTTTCAACAAGCCGGACGGTCCGCGCATGGCTATTCTGGATCACGTCGGCTTCGATACGCATTCCGACGAGAATTCGCAGAATTTCCAGCGCTTCACGGAGGTCGATGGGGCCATCGGCGCGTTCCGCCGCGAACTCCACGACGACGTCTGGAAGAAGACGCTCGTCGTCACGGTTACGGAGTTCGGCCGCACCGCAGCCGAGAACGGCTCGCGGGGCACCGACCACGGTTATGGCACCGCGATCTTCGTCGTAGGCGGCAAGCTCAAGAAGAGCGGCATCGTGTCAGACTGGCCGGGCCTCAAGAAGAAAAATCTCTTCGAAGGCCGCGACCTCATGGCGACGATCGATGCGCGCGAACTATACGGATCGCTGATGTCGACGGTACTGGAACTCGATCCCGAACGCATCCGCAAGAATGTGATCGACTACCAGCCAAAGGGCACGTTCGACGCTTACCTCTAA
- a CDS encoding PAS domain-containing protein, giving the protein MECGKLLEATRNDALGLAVQAAGVGVWEIDVASDTVRGTPQFFRIMGLPPTDAAVPMETLRALRIGGDRERVNHGYLAAIATGIDQYESEYRIRRPDGAERWILGRGRVIRDLDGKPVRFSGADLDVTDRKLTEHALAQSEARLRIAVEAADLGIWDWDLARNAMTWSDRAKAIAGLPAALPVSFEQIRDITHPDDLPRTSEMAARALDPAIRSKEAYEYRIVRPDGSVRWVVAHGEAVFADQGDGPKAIRYIGTLQDVTERRAIETDLRESESRLRLAVDAARLSIWEYDVASASIRSTPELNRMLGFPEDQPLEVDAVNARYYPGDAQRLQEAAAAALAEGQRYFQLEYRYLWADGSIRWLLLRAEILFDANNNPSGALGVVMDISEEKEVEEHRTLLLSELQHRVSNTLALVSAIANQTFRGDVHDEPLGIFSKRLSALGDAHRILISQNWRSAEMTEVVTAALKPYWLPERFEVGGPKLALGSRQALALALAVNELATNAAKYGALSNDEGRVAVTWRIEPQADGPHLHFRWQESGGPPVSEPTGSGFGTRLIKMLAADFNGELEVRYSPAGVACTLIAPLGAA; this is encoded by the coding sequence GTGGAGTGCGGCAAGCTGCTTGAAGCTACTCGCAACGATGCGCTCGGGCTTGCGGTGCAGGCCGCCGGCGTCGGTGTGTGGGAGATCGACGTCGCCAGCGACACCGTGCGCGGCACTCCGCAATTCTTCCGCATCATGGGCCTGCCGCCGACCGACGCGGCGGTGCCGATGGAGACGCTGCGGGCGCTGCGCATCGGCGGCGACCGCGAACGCGTCAACCACGGCTACCTCGCGGCCATCGCCACCGGCATCGACCAGTACGAGAGCGAATACCGCATCCGCCGGCCGGACGGCGCCGAGCGCTGGATACTCGGCCGCGGCCGGGTGATCCGCGACCTCGACGGCAAGCCGGTGCGCTTCAGCGGCGCCGACCTCGACGTCACCGACCGCAAGCTGACCGAGCACGCGCTGGCGCAGAGCGAGGCGCGCCTGCGCATCGCCGTCGAGGCCGCCGATCTCGGCATCTGGGACTGGGACCTCGCGCGCAACGCCATGACCTGGTCCGACCGCGCCAAGGCGATCGCCGGCCTGCCGGCGGCGCTGCCGGTAAGCTTCGAGCAGATCCGCGACATCACCCACCCCGACGACCTGCCGCGCACATCCGAGATGGCGGCGCGCGCGCTCGATCCCGCGATCCGTTCCAAGGAAGCCTACGAGTACCGGATCGTGCGCCCTGACGGCTCGGTGCGCTGGGTGGTCGCGCACGGCGAGGCGGTGTTCGCCGACCAGGGCGACGGGCCGAAGGCCATCCGCTACATCGGCACGCTGCAGGACGTCACCGAGCGGCGTGCCATCGAGACGGACCTGCGCGAATCCGAATCCCGCCTGCGGCTGGCGGTCGACGCCGCGCGCCTGTCGATCTGGGAATACGACGTCGCCTCGGCGAGCATCCGCAGCACGCCCGAGCTCAACCGCATGCTGGGCTTCCCGGAAGACCAGCCGCTCGAAGTCGATGCGGTCAACGCGCGCTACTATCCCGGCGACGCGCAGCGCCTGCAGGAAGCGGCGGCGGCGGCACTGGCCGAAGGCCAGCGCTATTTCCAGCTCGAGTACCGCTACCTGTGGGCGGACGGCTCGATCCGCTGGCTGCTGCTGCGGGCCGAGATTCTTTTCGATGCGAACAACAATCCGTCCGGCGCGCTCGGCGTCGTCATGGACATCAGCGAGGAGAAGGAGGTCGAGGAGCACCGCACCCTGCTCCTCAGCGAGCTCCAGCACCGCGTCAGCAACACGCTGGCGCTGGTCTCGGCGATCGCCAACCAGACGTTCCGCGGCGATGTGCACGACGAGCCGCTCGGCATCTTCTCCAAGCGGCTGTCGGCGCTCGGCGATGCGCACCGCATTCTCATCAGCCAGAACTGGCGCTCCGCCGAGATGACCGAGGTGGTGACCGCGGCGCTGAAGCCGTACTGGCTGCCGGAGCGTTTCGAGGTCGGCGGTCCTAAGCTGGCGCTGGGGTCGCGCCAGGCCCTGGCGCTGGCGCTGGCGGTCAACGAGCTTGCCACCAACGCCGCGAAATACGGCGCCCTCTCCAACGACGAGGGCCGCGTCGCCGTCACCTGGCGCATCGAGCCGCAGGCCGACGGCCCGCACCTTCATTTCCGCTGGCAGGAAAGCGGCGGCCCGCCGGTGTCGGAGCCGACGGGCAGCGGCTTCGGCACGCGCCTGATCAAGATGCTGGCCGCCGATTTCAACGGCGAGCTCGAGGTGCGCTATTCGCCGGCGGGCGTCGCCTGTACGCTTATTGCGCCGCTCGGCGCCGCATAA
- a CDS encoding 50S ribosomal protein L11 methyltransferase gives MTAAARSRKTRPPRLDPLAFIRENTRLAPVPSQPDIRIHMAHEATGLWRIAEGSDPPPPYWAFPWAGGLALARYVADHPEIVRSRRILDLGTGSGLVAIAAMKQGAASALAGDVDPYAVAAATLNAAANDVAITVTGRDLTGGPPPAVDVVLVGDLFYEAALAARVARFLDGCLAAGIEVLVGDPHRAYLPLERLRLIAEYAVPDVGDVEGRTPRPGAVFAFVAAVNGG, from the coding sequence ATGACCGCCGCCGCCAGAAGCCGGAAGACGCGACCGCCGCGCCTCGATCCCCTCGCCTTCATCCGCGAGAACACGCGGCTGGCGCCGGTGCCGTCGCAGCCGGACATCCGCATTCATATGGCGCACGAGGCGACCGGCCTCTGGCGCATCGCCGAAGGCAGCGACCCGCCGCCGCCCTACTGGGCGTTCCCGTGGGCGGGCGGCCTGGCCCTGGCGCGCTACGTCGCCGACCACCCGGAGATCGTGCGCAGCCGCCGCATCCTCGATCTCGGCACCGGTTCGGGGCTGGTCGCCATCGCCGCGATGAAGCAGGGCGCCGCATCGGCGCTCGCCGGCGACGTCGATCCCTACGCCGTCGCCGCAGCGACGCTGAATGCCGCGGCGAACGATGTGGCGATCACCGTCACCGGCCGCGATCTCACCGGCGGTCCGCCGCCGGCGGTCGATGTCGTGCTGGTCGGCGACCTGTTCTACGAGGCGGCGCTGGCGGCCCGCGTCGCGCGCTTCCTCGACGGATGCCTCGCCGCCGGCATCGAGGTGCTGGTCGGCGATCCGCACCGCGCCTACCTGCCGCTGGAGCGGCTCCGCCTGATCGCGGAATACGCCGTGCCCGACGTCGGCGACGTCGAGGGCCGCACGCCGAGGCCCGGCGCGGTGTTCGCGTTCGTGGCGGCAGTGAACGGCGGCTAG
- a CDS encoding MFS transporter has protein sequence MFSLPLFSLFLTAFAIGTTEFVVTGILPDVAGDLGVSIPAAGYLISGYATGVAIGGPVMAILTAGLERKTTLIGLMALFVFSNVLCALAPSYGWLMAARVVVSLSHGAGLGIATVLAANLVSEDRRAGAVSLVLAGITVANIVGVPIGTAIGGAFGWRATFWTVSLLGIVAAAGAAVWVPRSGSGATPGQSLLAEVRVLGRQEVYLSLAAIVVAAAGFFALFAYIAPLLTEIVGVSPAALPFVLAVFGIGALIGNLAGGRLADWKLMPSTIGIFVALLVVYLLLLGAVHGLVLGVVTLFVWAIVNFSFAAPLQTRILNGARAAPNLASTLVSTAFNIGIAGGAALGSVALTHGFGYDQLPLLGIAGVVPALVLIVLSHAIDRRTAAA, from the coding sequence GTGTTCTCCCTCCCGCTCTTTTCACTGTTCCTGACCGCATTCGCGATCGGCACGACCGAGTTCGTCGTCACCGGCATTCTGCCGGACGTCGCGGGCGATCTCGGCGTCTCGATCCCGGCGGCCGGTTACCTGATCAGCGGCTACGCCACCGGCGTTGCGATCGGCGGGCCGGTCATGGCGATCCTCACCGCCGGGCTGGAGCGCAAGACGACGCTGATCGGGCTGATGGCGCTTTTCGTTTTCAGCAACGTGCTCTGCGCGCTGGCGCCGTCGTACGGCTGGCTGATGGCGGCGCGCGTCGTCGTCTCGCTGAGCCATGGGGCGGGGCTCGGCATCGCCACCGTGCTTGCCGCCAATCTCGTCAGCGAGGACCGCCGCGCCGGCGCCGTGTCGCTGGTACTGGCCGGCATCACCGTCGCCAATATCGTTGGCGTGCCGATCGGCACCGCCATCGGCGGCGCGTTCGGTTGGCGCGCCACGTTCTGGACGGTGTCGCTGCTGGGCATCGTTGCCGCGGCGGGAGCCGCCGTCTGGGTGCCGCGCTCGGGCAGCGGCGCCACGCCCGGCCAGAGCCTGCTCGCCGAGGTCCGCGTGCTCGGCCGCCAGGAGGTGTACCTGTCGCTGGCCGCGATCGTCGTCGCGGCCGCCGGCTTCTTCGCGCTCTTCGCCTACATTGCGCCGCTCCTGACCGAGATCGTCGGCGTCAGCCCGGCGGCGCTGCCGTTCGTGCTCGCGGTCTTCGGCATCGGCGCGCTCATCGGCAACCTCGCCGGCGGGCGGCTGGCGGACTGGAAGCTAATGCCGTCGACCATCGGCATCTTCGTGGCGCTGCTCGTGGTGTACCTGCTGCTGCTCGGCGCCGTGCACGGGCTCGTGCTGGGCGTCGTCACGCTGTTCGTCTGGGCGATCGTCAACTTCTCGTTCGCCGCGCCGCTGCAGACACGTATCCTGAACGGCGCCCGCGCCGCGCCGAACCTTGCCTCGACGCTGGTCTCCACCGCCTTCAACATCGGTATCGCCGGCGGCGCCGCGCTGGGCTCGGTCGCGCTCACCCACGGCTTCGGCTACGACCAGCTCCCGCTGCTGGGCATCGCCGGCGTCGTTCCGGCCCTGGTGCTGATCGTCCTTTCGCACGCCATCGACCGGCGGACCGCGGCCGCCTGA